The Tindallia californiensis genome segment CTGGCATAAGCGTCAGAGCTCTTTCATACATTGCACGTGAATTTTCATGATTCATATCAATATTTCTCCTTTCCGTATTCTTTTTCCATTTTTTCCTCCACATTCATGTAATCACAGGTCAGTAATCGATCCAATAATTCTCCAGCCTCTTTTCCTTTACCTTCCAGCCCCACTTGTTTTAATTGTTGAATAGGAGTTCTCCACATTTTTTTTGCAAGGCTGTACACAAAAGCTTCGATGTTATCACGATCTTTTTGTGACAAATGTGGCATTTGACTAAACAAATTTTCTAGCTCCATTTCTGTTACTTCTTTAGAATGATGTTGGATTGCTTTTATTCTGGGATAAACAGGTAGACAGCGGTACCAGTCAAAAAATTCCCTGCTTTTTTCTTGTATCTTCTTTTCTATCAATGTTAGTTTTCCAGATCGTTTAAGCATATTTTCATTTGCAACTTCTTCCAAATCATCAATATCGTATAATTTCACCCCAGGAATATGCGAGATGTTTGGATCAATATCTCTTGGTAATGCAATATCCGTTATCAACATGTCTTTACCCTGCAGATAATGCTTATAAAAATAATGTTTCTCTATCACTTGATGCGGGGCTGACGTAGCACTTATAATCCAGTCTACATCCGCTATCACTTCATAACGATCATCAAAAGGAATGCGCGTGATTTCCGTATAAGGATGTTTTCCGATTCCTGTGAGTAATTCACTTCGAGTTGCTATATATATGTGTCCTACATTTAAAGATATAAGATGCTTAATTGCTCGGCGACACATTTCTCCTCTTCCAACAATTAATACTTTCGTTTTATTTAACAATCCAAATATCTTTTCTCCCTGCTTAACGGCAATTGAT includes the following:
- the hemA gene encoding glutamyl-tRNA reductase, which codes for MNIGIYGMHYKNTPVKIRERAAFKASGLESAYHTILSLEGINSCVILSTCNRSQLIYEADDGVDGKKKLDSFFQEYFGFSDEEIEAYCHHEVPAVSMFFRMCCGLDSLVLGEDQILGQIKEAYYAAREFGATSKAVNKLFQNGITLGKKVKYETGISENSLSIASIAVKQGEKIFGLLNKTKVLIVGRGEMCRRAIKHLISLNVGHIYIATRSELLTGIGKHPYTEITRIPFDDRYEVIADVDWIISATSAPHQVIEKHYFYKHYLQGKDMLITDIALPRDIDPNISHIPGVKLYDIDDLEEVANENMLKRSGKLTLIEKKIQEKSREFFDWYRCLPVYPRIKAIQHHSKEVTEMELENLFSQMPHLSQKDRDNIEAFVYSLAKKMWRTPIQQLKQVGLEGKGKEAGELLDRLLTCDYMNVEEKMEKEYGKEKY